Genomic DNA from Veillonella criceti:
AAGATGCCTTTATGGTGCATGGGCCTTTAGATTTGTGTATGTATTTTAGCTTCTGTGATTTGCCGGGGTATGAACATTTACGTTATGTACCCTTTGAGTCTTGTGAGCCCGCTGATTTAGTGGGGCATGAAGAAGAGAACATTTTTGATCTTATAAAGCGCCATGATATTTTTGTTCATCATCCGTTTGAAACGTTCCAAACCGTAGAAGATTTTGTGGCACAAGCAGCGAATGATGCTAATGTATTGGCTATTAAACAGACGTTATATCGCGTAAGTAGTAATTCACCTATTATTTCGTCATTAATTAAGGCGGCTGATAATGGTAAGCAAGTAACGGTACTTATGGAAGTAAAGGCTCGCTTTGATGAAGCCAATAATATTTTAATGGCTCGCCGTCTTGAAAAATCTGGTTGTCATGTTATCTATGGGTTAAAAGGGTTAAAAACTCATTCCAAAATTACTATGGTCGTGCGTCGTGAAGATGATGCGATTCGGCGGTATGTGCATTTAGCAACCGGTAACTATAATGGTAAAACGGCGCGTTTATATACGGATTGCGGGATTTTTACTTGCAATGATGAATATAGTGAAGATGCCTCGGCATTTTTTAACTTAATTTCTGGCTATTCGGATCCACCAATTTGGAATAAATTTATTGTGGCACCGCTTAATTTGCGTGAGAAGATTATGGAGCAAATTGATGAAGAAATTAAGTATGCTGAACAAGGTGAAGAGGCCTATATGATTGCTAAGATGAATTCTTTGCTAGATAGAGAAGTGGTGGCTAAGCTATATGAAGCTTCTTCGAAAGGGGTAAAAATTGATCTTATTGTTCGTGGTATTTGTACCTTGCGTCCTGGCATTCCCAATGTAAGTGAAAATATTCAAGTTCGTTCTATTATTGGTCGATTCTTAGAACATCATCGCTTATTCTATTTCCGTCATGGTGGCAGTGACCGTGTATTCTTATCCAGTGCGGATTGGATGCCACGCAATTTAAATGAACGTGTAGAATTGATGATTCCTATTGAAGATAAAGATCATAAAGAACGGATTAGAGGCATTTTGGAATTATATTTACAAGACAACCAAAAAGCTCATGTAATGCGTGCGGATGGTTCGTATCGTAAACTTGTAAGTAAGGAAGATCGTATTTCGGCGCAAGAAGTGCTTATGAAAGAAGCTAAAAAAGCCTGTGAACGTCCTCAGTTAACAGTTATTGAGCGAATGCAACCTATGTATAAAGAGTAAATTTATTACTTTAGTTGGCAAAATACTAGAGAGAAATGGAAAAATATTTACACGAATCGTTTAATCAATGAGCAGAAAATATATTCAATTGATTTTAGGTAAAAATTATTAGGTAATTGGAAAAAATTTAATAAAAATAAATAATTTTTCTGACTATGTAAAGAGCATTATTTTGATACGAGGTTTATTTTATCAAAATAATGCTCTTTTTTGTTAAGCGTTTAGTAGCTTAAGTACCTCTTTTAATATAGGGTTTTAGAGGCTTGTCTTGGTTTTGACAGGGTATTATTACTAAACTGAATAAAAAATGAATGATTGATTTAGCAAAAAAAGTTATATATATGATGATAACTCAATTGTGTGCTTTGCGAGTGGACATATAAGGCATGAGATATAAATTTAAAAGAATATAAGAAGTCAATGAATATAAGACTTTTTCTTGTGGGTTTGCGGTAAGATTGACGTTGAATATCTCTTTGTGGTAGAATAGGCAAGCAGGAGGGATTAGATGACAAAATATCTAGTAATTCAGAAAGAGAATATGACGAGTCTTATGAAGCGTCATACAGGTCTTATTCTGTTACTCTTAGCAATGGTGTTTATTACTATTTCTGGTTTTGCTTGGAATGTAAAGTCAGTTACAATTACAGCTGATGGCGAAACACGCATTGTTAAGACACACCTCAACTCAGCGGATGGGGTTTTACGTGATGCGGGCATTACGCTTGGCAGTAAAGATGCTGTTTTATTAAGTACAACAACTGTTCAAAATGGTACGGAGTTAACAGTATTGCGCGCATTTCCAGTAAAAGTAATCGTTGATGGCGTAGCATCAGATGTGATGACTGTGCAAACAACGGCCCAAGGCTTAGCTGATGAGTTGGGATATAAGGCACCTAATTACGTACCATTGGGAGATAGTCAAGCTCATTTACAATCAGGTAGTGAAGTGGCTATAGCTCGCGTAACTAGTCGTTCTGTTAAATCGTATGAACAACCTGTAGATGTTCAGGTTATTCATCAGCGAGATGATACTATGCGCAAAGGTGAGCAAGAAGTGGTTCAAGAAGGATCCGCTGGTCTTATCGCTGTGCAAGAAGAAATCTTGTATCAGGATGGCAAAGAAATTAAAAAGCAAATTATTAGTCAGAATGAAATTAAACAGATGGTACCAACAATCATTAAAGAAGGGACTCGTGATGTTGTTGAAACATCGCGTGGCGTTGTACGTTATCGCGAGGTACTGACAATGGAAGCGAGCGCGTATTTACCAGGTGATGGTGATGGTCGAGGTATCACAGCTAGCGGTATGGTAGCACAGCGAGGCGTTGTCGCCGTTGATCCGAATGTTATTCCACTAGGAACACGTTTATACATTCCAGGTTATGGTATGGCCATAGCGGCGGATACTGGTGGTGCTATTAAAGGGCATCGTATTGATTTATTAATGGATTCATATGGTGAGGCCATGGAGTTTGGTCGTCGTTCTATTGAAGTCTATGTGTTACAATAAGTAATTTAGTTTATAAATTATATATAGCCAACACAGCGTAAGAAGCGGCTCACAGATTTGTGACCGCTTCTTTATTATTTGCTCAGAATTTGGTAAAATTAAATAGCTAAAACAGTATTTACATGACTGGAAAACTATATTAAAAATTTGAAAAACGTAGTATTAGGCTATTGTGGAAAGGACATACTTATGTTAAAAGAAGTCATTGTAGTAGAAGGTAAGTCGGATATTCAACAAATTGCCAAAGCTATAGAAGCTGATTGTATTGCCACAGAAGGTTTCACATTACGTAAAGGCGTACTAGAGCAGATTCAAGTAGCCTACGACAAACGAGGTATTATTATTTTTACAGATCCTGATACAGCGGGTGAACGAATCCGTCGTTTTTTAGCTAAGAAATTTCCTAATGCACAACATGCATTTATATCCCGTGATTTAGCAACCGCCAATGATGATATTGGCATTGAACAAGCTGAACCGGATGCCATTCGCGAAGCTCTAGGAAAATTACACACCCATAATTTAGAGTCTTCAGAAGAATTTACTATGCAGGATATGGTGGCTCATAATCTGTCAGGCTTTCCACGTAGTGCTGATAATAGAGCCATTGCAGGGGCTAAATTAGGCATTGGTTATGGAAATAGCAAACAATTTTTATATCGTCTGAATCATTATGGTGTGACTCGTGAAGACTTTAATGAAGCTATGCGCGATATTATGCTTGGCTAATAGATTGCCAGTTATATAATTTTGAAAGGTACTATATGTTAGAATCAATTATTGCAAGTCCAGAGGTAGTACATTATATATGTAAACGCTTTGGCATACACATGAGCAAAAAGTTGGGGCAGAACTTTTTAATTTCTCGTCATGTGGTGGATGATATTGTAAAAGCGGCTCAATTAATTCCTGGGGAGCCTGTTCTTGAAATTGGGCCTGGTATAGGCACTTTAACGCAAGGGCTGGCTCAGAGCAAGGCTGATGTGACTGCCGTTGAATTAGATCGGCGCTTACTGGAAGTATTGGATACTACATTAGCTGGTTATGAGAATGTACGCATTATTCATGGTGATATCTTAAAAGTAAATATTCCTGAACTAATGAATAATCAGCCTTTTAAAGTGGTGGCTAATTTACCGTATTATATTACGACACCTATTATTATGTCGTTGTTGGAAATGAAATTACCTATTGAACGTCTTGTTGTAATGGTTCAAAAAGAAGTGGCTGAGCGAATGGTAGCTAAGCCTGGTTCAAAAGCGTATGGTGCTTTGTCTGTAGCTGTACAATATTATACGGAACCAGATATTGTCTTTGAAGTATCGCCTAAATCATTTTTGCCACCACCAGAGGTGACCAGTGCCGTAATTCGTTGTCGTTTGCGTAAAGAACCACCAGTACAAGTGACGGATGAGAAATTATTATTCCGTGTTATTAAGGCTGCTTTTGCGCAACGTCGCAAAACTTTCAGCAATACGATGAAAACAACAGGGCTTACAAAAGAACAAATTGGAGCTATCTTAGATAAGGCGCAAATTGATGGTAATTTGCGTGGTGAAACATTTACCTTAGAAGATTTTGCTCGATTAGCGAATGCTTGGCATGCGTTATACGGTCAAGCAAAATAATTTGGCCCTATTTTATAAGTTTCATATTTAGTAAAAATATAATTGGTACTATTACTTAGTATAGGAGCAAGATAGATGCTGCAGAAAGTTCTAAAGGGAATCGGCATTCTAGTTGTTTTGATTGCGTTTATTATAGGAGCTTTTTATGTAACGGCTCCTATATATTCTTTACGGGGGATTCCTGTTTTAAATTATCATCAAGTGAATGATGAAAAATTTTCGCCATTAACCATGAAAACATCGGATTTTGATGCGCAAATGGCCTATTTACATAATCAAGGTTATCATGCCATTACCTTAAATCAACTTTATAATTATTTACAGCATAATGTTGCACTCCCTGAAAAGCCGGTTGTGATTACTTTTGATGATGGGTATGTGGACAATTATGAAGAGGCAATGCCTATTTTACAAAAATATGGTATGAAGGCAACTTTATTTATGATTGGTGATTCCATTGGGGCCCCAGGATTTTTAAATGCTGAGCAACTAAAGGCAATGGAGTCGAATCATATTTTTGATGTAGAATCACATACGTATACGCATAAGGATTTACGGAGTATGTCGGG
This window encodes:
- a CDS encoding RNA degradosome polyphosphate kinase, which codes for MFNNYKYYFNRELSWLKFNQRVLQEAIDNTNPLMEKLRFIAITSSNLDEFFMIRVAGLRHQEESGIVKYDAAHMDARAQLKAIDESAKRLVRVQYTYLNHVMEMLAKEGLHFVKPEHLNGEQLEWLRMHFERVVYPVVTPLAVDSGHPFPFLANKTINTVVQIKRSIVETEEDAEAKIAILPIPSVLDRIIEVPSSEGQRYFLYLEDVITYYANMFFVGYDILKSMTFRVTRDADLEIDEEEAQDLLREMEESLRRRRRGATVRLEVAGEPDDELLHFILSSLQLKPKDAFMVHGPLDLCMYFSFCDLPGYEHLRYVPFESCEPADLVGHEEENIFDLIKRHDIFVHHPFETFQTVEDFVAQAANDANVLAIKQTLYRVSSNSPIISSLIKAADNGKQVTVLMEVKARFDEANNILMARRLEKSGCHVIYGLKGLKTHSKITMVVRREDDAIRRYVHLATGNYNGKTARLYTDCGIFTCNDEYSEDASAFFNLISGYSDPPIWNKFIVAPLNLREKIMEQIDEEIKYAEQGEEAYMIAKMNSLLDREVVAKLYEASSKGVKIDLIVRGICTLRPGIPNVSENIQVRSIIGRFLEHHRLFYFRHGGSDRVFLSSADWMPRNLNERVELMIPIEDKDHKERIRGILELYLQDNQKAHVMRADGSYRKLVSKEDRISAQEVLMKEAKKACERPQLTVIERMQPMYKE
- a CDS encoding 3D domain-containing protein translates to MTKYLVIQKENMTSLMKRHTGLILLLLAMVFITISGFAWNVKSVTITADGETRIVKTHLNSADGVLRDAGITLGSKDAVLLSTTTVQNGTELTVLRAFPVKVIVDGVASDVMTVQTTAQGLADELGYKAPNYVPLGDSQAHLQSGSEVAIARVTSRSVKSYEQPVDVQVIHQRDDTMRKGEQEVVQEGSAGLIAVQEEILYQDGKEIKKQIISQNEIKQMVPTIIKEGTRDVVETSRGVVRYREVLTMEASAYLPGDGDGRGITASGMVAQRGVVAVDPNVIPLGTRLYIPGYGMAIAADTGGAIKGHRIDLLMDSYGEAMEFGRRSIEVYVLQ
- the rnmV gene encoding ribonuclease M5, which gives rise to MLKEVIVVEGKSDIQQIAKAIEADCIATEGFTLRKGVLEQIQVAYDKRGIIIFTDPDTAGERIRRFLAKKFPNAQHAFISRDLATANDDIGIEQAEPDAIREALGKLHTHNLESSEEFTMQDMVAHNLSGFPRSADNRAIAGAKLGIGYGNSKQFLYRLNHYGVTREDFNEAMRDIMLG
- the rsmA gene encoding 16S rRNA (adenine(1518)-N(6)/adenine(1519)-N(6))-dimethyltransferase RsmA, yielding MLESIIASPEVVHYICKRFGIHMSKKLGQNFLISRHVVDDIVKAAQLIPGEPVLEIGPGIGTLTQGLAQSKADVTAVELDRRLLEVLDTTLAGYENVRIIHGDILKVNIPELMNNQPFKVVANLPYYITTPIIMSLLEMKLPIERLVVMVQKEVAERMVAKPGSKAYGALSVAVQYYTEPDIVFEVSPKSFLPPPEVTSAVIRCRLRKEPPVQVTDEKLLFRVIKAAFAQRRKTFSNTMKTTGLTKEQIGAILDKAQIDGNLRGETFTLEDFARLANAWHALYGQAK
- a CDS encoding polysaccharide deacetylase family protein → MLQKVLKGIGILVVLIAFIIGAFYVTAPIYSLRGIPVLNYHQVNDEKFSPLTMKTSDFDAQMAYLHNQGYHAITLNQLYNYLQHNVALPEKPVVITFDDGYVDNYEEAMPILQKYGMKATLFMIGDSIGAPGFLNAEQLKAMESNHIFDVESHTYTHKDLRSMSGEAVITEFTKSKQLLESVLGHPVEYIAYPCGFTTPQVDQLAQATGYRLAFTVDTGNVNQGENDFNLDRVPVFEGDNPLLSMKLRLHYVEIIGGLWALRDFLRDHNQPTLAALVPLF